A single region of the Rhodospirillales bacterium genome encodes:
- a CDS encoding MBL fold metallo-hydrolase gives MEKLRDDIPQRGEVSEIVPGVYWLRMPLPFVLNHINLWLLADGDGWTLVDTGLNTDEIKSLWRQLFATALDGRPITRLIVTHFHPDHAGLAGWLTEEWGVDLWMSQNEWLHARMLSMDTGPEMTALIADFYRRAGCSGELLAQLEARGNTYASRVVPIPRAYRRIRDGMGFDIGGHHWRVLVGRGHAPEHVCLHCAELDTIIAGDQILPKISPVVGVYFSEPEAEPLSDFLATIANLQNLPASTRVLPSHGIPFVGVSERLSQLASHHEARLEHLLAGCTGQHTAAELAKVLFPQELDLHQTQFALGETLAHLHHLMHRGQVRRQSRADGVHLYAAA, from the coding sequence ATGGAAAAGCTTCGGGACGACATCCCGCAACGCGGTGAGGTGTCGGAAATCGTGCCGGGGGTGTACTGGCTCAGAATGCCGCTGCCGTTCGTTCTCAACCATATCAATCTGTGGTTGCTGGCCGACGGTGACGGCTGGACGCTGGTCGATACCGGCCTCAATACCGATGAGATCAAGAGCCTGTGGCGCCAATTATTCGCGACGGCCCTCGACGGCCGGCCGATCACGCGCCTGATCGTCACTCACTTCCACCCCGACCATGCCGGCCTTGCCGGCTGGCTCACCGAGGAGTGGGGTGTCGATCTGTGGATGAGCCAGAACGAATGGCTTCACGCCCGGATGCTGAGCATGGACACCGGTCCGGAGATGACGGCGCTCATCGCCGACTTCTATCGCCGCGCCGGCTGCAGCGGCGAGCTTCTGGCGCAACTCGAAGCGCGGGGCAACACATACGCGAGCCGCGTCGTGCCGATCCCGCGCGCCTACCGGCGCATTCGCGACGGCATGGGCTTCGACATCGGCGGCCACCACTGGCGGGTGCTGGTCGGCCGCGGTCATGCGCCGGAGCACGTATGCCTGCACTGTGCCGAACTCGACACCATCATCGCCGGCGACCAGATCCTCCCCAAGATCTCGCCGGTGGTCGGCGTGTACTTCTCGGAGCCGGAGGCCGAGCCATTGAGCGACTTCCTTGCCACCATCGCCAACCTTCAGAACCTGCCCGCCAGCACGCGCGTGCTGCCGTCCCACGGCATCCCGTTCGTCGGCGTTTCCGAGCGCTTGAGCCAGCTGGCGTCGCATCACGAGGCGCGGCTGGAGCACTTGCTGGCTGGATGCACTGGCCAGCACACCGCCGCCGAACTCGCCAAGGTGCTGTTCCCCCAGGAGCTGGACCTGCACCAGACCCAGTTCGCCCTCGGCGAGACCCTCGCCCACCTGCACCACCTGATGCACCGGGGCCAAGTCCGGCGCCAAAGCCGGGCCGACGGCGTCCACCTCTACGCCGCGGCGTGA
- a CDS encoding class I SAM-dependent methyltransferase, with translation MAHEAGVQSHLRITAPEPWVARFAPLVRPGGGVLDVACGGGRHARMFLERGHSATLIDRDVGAVLDLAGHPLAEVMEFDLEQGSTWPLPDRTFAAVVVVNYLHRPLFPYLIQALADGGVLIYDTFARGNERFNRPRNPDHLLKAGELLDAVRGVVGVHVVAYEHGIAVDASCPGVKQRICAVISRTPTPRPDGEPEPQPLQPR, from the coding sequence ATGGCACATGAAGCCGGCGTTCAATCGCACCTCCGGATCACCGCACCGGAGCCGTGGGTGGCGCGGTTCGCGCCCCTGGTGCGACCCGGCGGAGGCGTGCTCGATGTGGCGTGCGGCGGCGGCCGTCACGCCCGCATGTTCCTCGAGCGCGGCCATTCGGCGACGTTGATCGACCGGGACGTCGGCGCGGTGCTCGACCTGGCGGGGCACCCGCTGGCCGAGGTCATGGAGTTCGATCTCGAGCAGGGGAGCACATGGCCCTTGCCCGATCGCACCTTTGCCGCCGTGGTGGTGGTCAATTACCTCCACCGTCCGCTGTTCCCCTACCTGATCCAGGCCCTTGCGGACGGCGGCGTGCTGATCTACGACACCTTCGCCCGCGGCAACGAGCGCTTCAACCGGCCGCGCAACCCTGATCATCTGTTGAAGGCGGGCGAGTTGCTCGACGCCGTCCGCGGCGTCGTCGGCGTGCATGTCGTCGCGTACGAACACGGCATCGCCGTTGACGCATCCTGCCCGGGCGTCAAGCAGCGCATCTGCGCCGTCATCAGCCGCACCCCCACCCCGCGCCCCGACGGCGAACCGGAACCGCAGCCGCTACAGCCGCGATAG
- the pseB gene encoding UDP-N-acetylglucosamine 4,6-dehydratase (inverting) has product MNPWFQPVLDLNGKSVLVTGGTGSFGAHFVGTVVERYHPRKLIVFSRDELKQYDMQQSYGMDRYPFMRYFIGDVRDRDRLEMAMRDVDIVVHAAAMKQIPAAEYNPFECIQTNVHGAENVVRAALRAKVGHVIALSSDKAVSPINLYGASKLAADKILVAANHISGDGGTRYAVVRYGNVLGSRGSVVPLYRRLKEDGCLSLPVTDERMTRFWITLAQGVDFVLSSLALMTGGEIFVPKIPSMSIVDLCRAVAPEMATHVVGIRPGEKLHEVMITEDDARTTLELADRYVIAPPKPHPKFDPEAYARLGATAVGEAFRYASNTNEAWLSGEDLHALLAAAG; this is encoded by the coding sequence ATGAACCCCTGGTTTCAGCCGGTCCTCGACCTCAACGGCAAGTCCGTGCTCGTCACCGGCGGCACAGGATCGTTTGGGGCCCACTTCGTCGGAACCGTGGTCGAGCGCTACCACCCGCGCAAGCTGATCGTTTTTTCCAGGGACGAACTCAAGCAGTACGACATGCAGCAGTCGTACGGCATGGACCGTTACCCGTTCATGCGTTACTTCATCGGCGACGTGCGGGACAGGGACCGCCTGGAGATGGCGATGCGCGACGTGGATATCGTCGTGCACGCGGCGGCGATGAAGCAGATTCCGGCCGCCGAATACAATCCGTTCGAGTGCATCCAGACCAACGTCCACGGCGCCGAGAACGTCGTTCGCGCCGCGTTGCGCGCCAAGGTCGGCCACGTCATCGCGCTCTCCAGCGACAAGGCGGTTAGCCCCATCAATCTCTACGGCGCCAGCAAGCTCGCGGCCGACAAGATTCTCGTCGCCGCCAACCACATCAGCGGCGATGGCGGCACCCGTTACGCGGTCGTGCGCTACGGCAACGTGCTGGGCTCTCGCGGCAGCGTCGTTCCCCTCTATCGCCGGCTCAAGGAGGACGGCTGCCTGAGCCTGCCGGTAACCGACGAACGGATGACGCGGTTCTGGATCACCCTGGCGCAGGGGGTGGATTTCGTGCTGTCGTCGCTGGCGTTGATGACCGGCGGCGAGATCTTCGTGCCCAAGATCCCGAGCATGTCCATCGTGGACCTGTGCCGCGCCGTCGCGCCGGAGATGGCGACCCACGTGGTCGGCATCCGGCCGGGAGAGAAGCTGCACGAAGTGATGATCACCGAGGACGACGCCCGCACTACGCTGGAGCTTGCGGACCGCTACGTCATCGCCCCGCCCAAGCCGCACCCCAAGTTCGATCCCGAGGCCTACGCCCGCCTCGGCGCCACCGCGGTCGGCGAGGCGTTTCGTTATGCCTCCAACACCAACGAAGCCTGGCTGAGCGGCGAGGATCTGCACGCGCTCCTTGCCGCAGCCGGCTGA
- the pseC gene encoding UDP-4-amino-4,6-dideoxy-N-acetyl-beta-L-altrosamine transaminase, with protein MADDFLPYGRQVIDGADRAAVASVLDGDILTTGPYVEAFEQGLCRATGAAHAVACSSGTAALHLAALTLGLGPGDRVVVPAVTFAATANAARFVGADVIFADIDPDTGLMTPETFAAALETGADGRVRAVFPVHLGGHTVDMDGIAAIAGPRELAVVEDAAHAIGGRVEADDDWLAVGACRYSHMTTFSFHPVKTITSGEGGAITTNDADLAARLKRFRNHGIIREADEFQQRELAFGPDGAANPWYYEIAEIGFNYRITDLQCALGLSQLDKLEGFVARRAALVERYRHALAPLAPAIRPLTARRGCRPGWHLMVALIDFAGLGVDRATVMRRLAGRGIGSQVHYMPLHMQPCYTRLYGRQSLPGAEAYYARAMSLPLFADMSDADVDRVVAALTEEVGLVR; from the coding sequence ATGGCCGACGACTTCCTCCCCTACGGCCGTCAGGTCATCGACGGCGCCGACCGGGCGGCGGTCGCATCGGTGCTCGACGGCGACATCCTCACCACCGGACCGTACGTGGAGGCCTTCGAGCAGGGGCTGTGCCGGGCCACGGGCGCCGCCCACGCCGTCGCCTGCTCGAGCGGCACCGCCGCGCTGCACCTGGCGGCGCTCACGCTTGGTCTCGGACCCGGCGACCGCGTCGTCGTTCCGGCGGTCACCTTCGCCGCCACCGCCAACGCCGCCCGCTTCGTCGGCGCCGACGTCATCTTCGCCGACATCGACCCGGACACCGGGCTGATGACGCCGGAGACGTTCGCCGCTGCTCTGGAAACCGGCGCCGATGGCCGAGTTCGCGCGGTATTTCCGGTGCATCTGGGCGGCCACACCGTCGACATGGACGGAATCGCGGCGATCGCCGGTCCGCGGGAACTGGCCGTCGTCGAGGACGCGGCGCACGCCATCGGCGGCCGGGTCGAGGCGGACGATGATTGGCTCGCGGTGGGCGCCTGCCGCTACTCCCACATGACCACGTTCTCGTTCCATCCGGTCAAGACCATCACCAGCGGCGAAGGCGGCGCGATCACCACCAACGACGCGGACCTGGCGGCGCGCCTCAAGCGATTCCGCAACCACGGCATCATCCGCGAGGCGGATGAGTTCCAGCAGCGGGAGCTCGCCTTTGGCCCCGACGGCGCCGCCAACCCCTGGTACTACGAGATCGCCGAGATCGGCTTCAACTACCGCATCACCGACCTGCAGTGTGCACTGGGCCTCAGCCAGCTGGACAAGCTGGAAGGCTTCGTTGCCCGGCGCGCCGCCCTGGTCGAGCGCTACCGCCACGCGCTGGCGCCGCTTGCCCCGGCGATCCGACCGTTGACGGCGCGTCGCGGATGCCGGCCGGGCTGGCATCTCATGGTGGCGCTGATCGACTTCGCCGGCCTTGGCGTCGATCGGGCGACGGTGATGCGCCGCCTCGCCGGGCGCGGCATCGGCAGCCAGGTGCACTACATGCCGCTCCACATGCAGCCCTGCTACACACGACTTTACGGCCGGCAGTCGCTTCCCGGCGCCGAGGCCTACTACGCCCGGGCGATGTCGCTGCCGCTGTTTGCGGACATGAGCGACGCCGATGTGGACCGGGTGGTCGCAGCCCTCACCGAGGAGGTCGGGCTGGTCCGATGA
- a CDS encoding glycosyltransferase family protein, protein MTTAAIVQARVGSTRLPGKVLERLGGATVLTEVLRRCQAAPGIDVVCCAAPDDADNDVIEEDALRAGSVVFRGAESDVLGRYVGAARLVEADIVLRVTSDCPLIDPEVCGAVAALVRDERFDYAANNMPPSWPHGLDCEALTMDWLQRAADEADAAAEREHVTPYIRRHPDARRANLLCPDAGVSGHRWTLDTSEDLHRIRRIFAKLPAGAGCSAYRTSLACADDDGGAAADGRAGVYLPERLDHDVVQFSWSDERGYTLLKVGS, encoded by the coding sequence ATGACCACGGCGGCGATCGTCCAGGCGCGGGTCGGCTCGACCCGCCTGCCGGGCAAGGTTCTGGAACGACTGGGCGGGGCAACGGTGCTGACGGAGGTATTGCGTCGATGCCAAGCGGCGCCCGGCATCGACGTGGTCTGCTGCGCGGCGCCGGACGACGCCGACAATGACGTGATCGAGGAGGACGCGCTGCGAGCCGGCTCAGTAGTATTTCGCGGCGCCGAGTCGGATGTCCTCGGGCGCTACGTGGGCGCCGCCCGCCTGGTCGAGGCCGACATCGTGCTGCGGGTGACGAGCGACTGCCCGCTGATCGATCCGGAGGTGTGTGGTGCGGTGGCGGCTCTGGTCCGCGACGAGCGCTTCGACTACGCCGCCAACAACATGCCGCCGAGTTGGCCGCACGGCCTCGACTGCGAGGCGTTGACGATGGACTGGCTGCAGCGGGCGGCGGATGAGGCCGACGCCGCGGCAGAGCGGGAACATGTCACCCCCTACATCCGCCGTCATCCCGACGCCCGGCGCGCCAATCTCCTCTGTCCGGACGCGGGCGTCAGCGGCCATCGCTGGACCCTCGACACCTCCGAAGACCTTCACCGGATCCGGCGCATTTTCGCGAAGCTGCCGGCCGGCGCCGGGTGTTCCGCCTACCGCACGTCGCTGGCGTGCGCCGATGACGACGGCGGCGCCGCAGCCGACGGCCGCGCGGGCGTATATCTGCCGGAGAGACTCGACCATGACGTCGTGCAATTCTCCTGGTCGGACGAGCGCGGCTACACACTCCTCAAGGTCGGGTCATGA
- a CDS encoding methyltransferase domain-containing protein, producing the protein MTDWSTEQEAFWAGAFGDAYTDRNLGPEALANRVALFAKVLDHAADAETFLELGAGAGLNVRAIRVLRPAARITAVEINDAAVKHLKRLGPEVETVHQSILTFEPRRQYDVTLTRGVLIHIAPEQLPAVYDTLYAASCRYVCIIEYYNPAPVEVPYRGQGGKLFKRDFAGDMLDRFPDLELLGYGFVYRRDPWPQDDVTWFVMRKRDPRPPGVPAHHP; encoded by the coding sequence ATGACGGACTGGAGCACGGAACAGGAGGCGTTTTGGGCGGGCGCATTCGGGGACGCCTACACGGACCGCAACCTCGGACCTGAAGCCCTTGCCAATCGGGTGGCGCTGTTTGCGAAAGTTCTCGACCACGCCGCCGACGCCGAGACGTTTTTGGAACTGGGGGCCGGGGCCGGTCTCAACGTTCGCGCCATCCGCGTGCTCCGGCCCGCCGCCCGGATCACCGCCGTCGAGATCAACGACGCTGCAGTAAAGCATCTGAAGCGGCTCGGCCCGGAGGTCGAAACGGTCCATCAGTCCATCTTGACGTTCGAACCGCGGCGGCAATACGACGTGACGCTGACCCGCGGCGTCCTCATTCACATCGCCCCGGAGCAACTGCCCGCAGTCTATGACACGCTGTACGCCGCGTCCTGCCGGTACGTGTGCATCATCGAATACTACAACCCCGCTCCCGTCGAAGTTCCGTACCGGGGCCAGGGCGGAAAACTGTTCAAGCGCGATTTCGCAGGAGACATGCTCGATCGCTTCCCGGACCTGGAACTGCTCGGCTACGGCTTCGTCTACCGCCGCGATCCCTGGCCCCAGGACGATGTCACGTGGTTTGTGATGCGGAAGCGCGACCCTCGCCCACCCGGCGTTCCCGCTCACCATCCATGA
- the pseG gene encoding UDP-2,4-diacetamido-2,4,6-trideoxy-beta-L-altropyranose hydrolase — protein MAEEAGISRPFAVFRVDASATIGSGHWVRSMALAQSLQAAGWRCGWATREPAFSVGARSIGHGLDVLDIGGVAEEDEAAAMAAHWPDGADVLVVDHYGRGRTFETACRPWAKRILVCDDAPNRHHDCDLLLDPGSPDSAAPYRALVPPGCRLLLGPAHALVRPQFLAARTNALRRRRVSSGLRRILIYFGTDIKATATTSALSAVARSQLAAAVDVVVNADAAHLSKLRSLAQQARQRVTVHTSVADMAALMAAADLAFGAPGSASWERACLGLPSIVTVLADNQRANAALLTQAEAAVVAGGSNLASLFAYCLKELAADPARLTALSAAAARLCDGRGGLRVMLALLPDAHARDGRPVTLRPVVEDDARRIFDWQQCDATRRFAHNPEKPTWRQHREWLDAALADADRITLMIEHGGAPAGVLRLDTKDVDNRERIVSILTSPEKYRQGIASAALDLGRRLLPGAALRARVHPQNEASCRLFAAAGYHPIGSDEWHRPPASAPESRAT, from the coding sequence ATGGCTGAGGAAGCGGGCATATCCCGGCCCTTCGCCGTCTTTCGCGTCGATGCCTCGGCGACCATCGGCAGCGGCCACTGGGTCCGAAGCATGGCCCTCGCCCAGTCGCTGCAGGCGGCCGGCTGGCGCTGCGGTTGGGCGACGCGCGAGCCGGCGTTCAGCGTCGGCGCCCGTTCGATCGGACATGGACTGGACGTTCTGGACATCGGCGGCGTGGCCGAAGAGGACGAAGCCGCGGCGATGGCGGCGCACTGGCCGGATGGCGCCGACGTTCTGGTCGTCGATCACTATGGCCGCGGGCGCACGTTCGAGACCGCCTGCCGGCCATGGGCCAAGCGCATCCTTGTCTGCGACGACGCGCCGAACCGGCATCACGACTGCGACCTGCTGCTCGATCCAGGGTCACCGGACAGCGCCGCGCCGTATCGTGCTCTGGTGCCGCCGGGCTGCCGGTTGTTGCTCGGCCCTGCCCATGCCCTGGTGCGGCCCCAGTTCCTCGCGGCGCGCACGAACGCCTTGCGTCGCCGCCGCGTGTCAAGCGGGCTTCGGCGGATCCTCATCTATTTCGGCACGGACATCAAGGCTACGGCGACGACATCCGCGCTTTCTGCTGTTGCCCGGTCTCAACTGGCGGCGGCGGTGGACGTTGTCGTCAATGCCGACGCCGCACACCTGTCGAAGCTTCGCAGTCTTGCGCAACAGGCGCGGCAGCGGGTCACCGTCCACACCAGTGTCGCCGACATGGCAGCGCTGATGGCGGCTGCGGATCTGGCTTTTGGCGCACCGGGGAGCGCTTCGTGGGAGCGGGCATGCCTCGGCTTGCCGAGCATCGTCACCGTGCTCGCAGACAACCAGCGCGCCAACGCGGCCTTGCTGACCCAGGCGGAGGCGGCGGTGGTAGCGGGGGGCTCAAACCTGGCTTCATTGTTCGCGTACTGCCTCAAGGAGCTTGCCGCTGACCCTGCGCGGCTCACCGCCCTGTCCGCCGCAGCGGCGCGGCTCTGCGACGGCCGCGGCGGGCTCCGCGTCATGCTGGCCCTCCTGCCTGACGCCCATGCCCGCGACGGCCGGCCGGTGACGTTGCGTCCAGTGGTCGAGGACGACGCGCGGCGCATATTCGATTGGCAGCAGTGCGACGCCACGCGCCGCTTCGCCCACAACCCCGAGAAGCCGACGTGGCGGCAGCATCGCGAATGGCTCGACGCTGCCCTCGCCGATGCCGACCGCATCACCCTGATGATCGAGCACGGCGGCGCGCCGGCTGGCGTGCTGCGGCTCGACACGAAGGACGTTGACAACCGGGAGCGCATCGTCTCGATCCTGACGTCGCCGGAGAAGTACCGACAAGGCATCGCCTCCGCTGCCCTCGACCTCGGCCGCCGTTTGCTCCCGGGCGCTGCGCTGCGGGCGCGCGTGCATCCGCAAAACGAGGCGTCATGCCGCCTGTTCGCGGCGGCCGGCTACCACCCCATCGGCAGCGACGAGTGGCATCGGCCGCCGGCATCGGCGCCGGAGTCGCGAGCAACTTGA
- the pseI gene encoding pseudaminic acid synthase produces MTDRTITIDGRRIGPGQPPYVIAEMSANHGGDLDRALAIVDAAKAAGADAIKLQTYTADTITMDHDGPGFRIEGGLWDGRSLYELYREAHMPWAWHEPLFARARELGITVFSSPFDPTAIDLLEGLDAPAYKIASFEIVDLPLIRQAAATGKPLIISTGMADLGEIAGAVEAARQSGSGGVCLLHCVSGYPTPVEDCNLRTIGHLADAFDLPVGLSDHTLGIAVPVAAVALGAAMIEKHFTLARADGGPDSEFSLEPHELQDLAAGVRDAWAACGAVSYRLQGSEAGYRQVRRSLYVVRDVAAGEALTADTVRSIRPGYGLAPKHLPRVLGRHARRDIKKGTPLAWELIDG; encoded by the coding sequence ATGACGGACCGCACCATCACCATCGACGGGCGCAGGATCGGGCCGGGGCAACCTCCGTATGTGATCGCCGAGATGTCGGCCAACCATGGGGGCGACCTGGATCGCGCGCTGGCCATCGTCGACGCCGCCAAGGCGGCGGGGGCCGATGCCATCAAGCTGCAGACCTACACCGCCGACACCATCACCATGGACCACGACGGCCCCGGCTTTCGCATCGAGGGCGGGCTATGGGACGGCCGCAGCCTCTACGAGCTTTACCGGGAGGCCCACATGCCGTGGGCCTGGCACGAGCCTCTATTCGCGCGGGCCCGGGAGTTGGGGATCACGGTGTTCAGTTCGCCGTTCGATCCGACCGCAATCGACCTCCTGGAGGGTCTCGACGCCCCGGCCTACAAGATCGCATCGTTCGAGATCGTCGATCTGCCGCTGATCCGGCAAGCCGCCGCCACGGGAAAGCCGCTGATCATCTCCACGGGCATGGCTGATCTGGGCGAAATCGCCGGCGCCGTGGAGGCGGCGCGGCAATCCGGCAGCGGCGGGGTGTGCCTGCTCCATTGCGTCAGCGGCTATCCGACGCCGGTCGAGGACTGCAACCTAAGAACCATCGGTCATCTGGCGGATGCGTTCGATCTGCCGGTCGGCCTCTCCGACCACACGCTTGGGATCGCGGTGCCGGTCGCGGCGGTGGCGCTCGGCGCCGCGATGATCGAGAAGCACTTCACCCTTGCCCGCGCCGACGGAGGCCCCGATTCAGAGTTTTCGCTGGAGCCCCACGAACTGCAGGACCTCGCCGCCGGCGTCCGCGACGCCTGGGCGGCGTGCGGCGCCGTCAGTTACCGGCTGCAGGGGAGCGAAGCCGGCTACCGCCAGGTGCGGCGCTCGCTGTACGTGGTGCGCGACGTGGCCGCGGGCGAGGCGCTGACGGCGGACACCGTGCGCTCGATCCGCCCCGGTTACGGCCTCGCCCCGAAGCACCTGCCCCGGGTGCTCGGCCGGCATGCACGCCGCGACATCAAGAAGGGCACGCCCCTCGCCTGGGAATTGATCGACGGCTGA
- a CDS encoding SDR family oxidoreductase — translation METERTIDGKVVVVTGAGRGIGRAIALLMARHGARVVVNDVGASLTGEGADRGPADEVVAEIRAAGGEAAISNDSVADAAGAKRIVATAVDAFGRLDCVVNNAGFLRDRIFHKMSADDWESVIGVHLMGAFYVSAAAAPVFREQNGGAFIHMTSTSGLIGNVGQANYGAAKMGVIGLSKVIALDMHRSNVRSNCIAPFAWSRMTSSIPTETPEQRARVEKLKQMTPEKIAPLVVFLASDSAADVNGQVFGVRSNEIILFSQPRPIRTVHRSEGWTPATVAEHAIPALRPSFYPLDVSADVFGWDPV, via the coding sequence ATGGAGACGGAACGGACGATCGACGGCAAGGTCGTCGTGGTGACGGGAGCCGGACGCGGCATCGGCCGCGCCATCGCTTTGTTGATGGCGCGCCACGGCGCCCGGGTTGTGGTCAACGACGTGGGCGCGTCGCTGACGGGGGAGGGCGCCGATCGCGGCCCGGCGGACGAGGTGGTGGCTGAGATCCGCGCCGCCGGCGGCGAAGCCGCCATCAGCAACGACAGCGTCGCCGACGCCGCCGGGGCGAAGCGGATCGTTGCCACTGCCGTCGATGCCTTCGGCCGCCTCGACTGCGTCGTCAACAACGCTGGGTTCCTCCGCGACCGCATCTTCCACAAGATGAGCGCCGACGATTGGGAGTCCGTGATCGGCGTCCACCTGATGGGGGCGTTCTACGTCAGCGCGGCGGCGGCGCCCGTGTTCCGCGAGCAGAACGGCGGCGCCTTCATCCACATGACTTCCACTTCCGGCCTGATCGGCAACGTCGGCCAGGCCAACTACGGCGCCGCCAAGATGGGCGTCATCGGTCTCTCCAAGGTCATCGCCCTCGACATGCATCGCAGCAACGTGCGCTCGAACTGCATCGCGCCGTTCGCGTGGAGCCGCATGACAAGCTCGATCCCGACCGAGACGCCGGAACAGCGCGCGAGGGTCGAGAAGCTGAAGCAAATGACGCCGGAGAAGATCGCGCCGCTGGTGGTGTTCCTGGCCAGCGACAGCGCCGCCGACGTCAACGGGCAGGTGTTTGGCGTCCGCAGCAACGAAATCATTCTGTTCAGCCAGCCGCGGCCGATTCGCACCGTGCATCGCAGCGAGGGCTGGACGCCGGCGACCGTCGCCGAGCACGCCATCCCCGCGCTGCGGCCCAGCTTCTACCCCCTCGACGTATCCGCGGACGTATTCGGCTGGGATCCGGTTTGA
- a CDS encoding gamma carbonic anhydrase family protein: MRYAIEGESIETDGDAFWIAPSAVVIGRVRLGRNVSIWWNAVVRGDAEAITIGDNTNVQDGSVLHADEGFPLILGAGVTVGHMVMLHGCIIGDNSLIGIGSVILNGARIGRNCIVGAKALIPEGKQIPDNSMVMGVPGKVVRTVTAEHLDMNAEAAAHYVDNLRRYKGGLVQQG, translated from the coding sequence ATGCGCTACGCCATCGAGGGTGAGTCGATCGAGACCGATGGCGACGCGTTCTGGATCGCGCCATCGGCGGTGGTCATCGGGCGCGTGCGCCTGGGGCGAAACGTCAGCATCTGGTGGAATGCGGTGGTGCGCGGCGACGCCGAGGCGATCACCATCGGCGACAACACCAATGTTCAGGACGGCTCCGTCCTCCACGCCGATGAGGGATTTCCGCTGATCCTCGGCGCCGGCGTCACCGTCGGACACATGGTCATGCTGCACGGCTGCATCATCGGCGACAACAGCCTGATCGGCATCGGCAGCGTCATCCTCAACGGCGCCCGCATTGGACGGAACTGCATCGTCGGCGCCAAAGCGCTGATCCCGGAAGGCAAGCAGATCCCGGATAACTCGATGGTCATGGGTGTCCCCGGCAAAGTCGTCCGCACCGTAACCGCCGAGCATCTCGACATGAACGCCGAAGCCGCCGCCCACTACGTCGACAACCTGCGCCGCTACAAGGGCGGGCTCGTACAACAGGGCTGA